Proteins found in one Enterococcus sp. 9D6_DIV0238 genomic segment:
- a CDS encoding carbohydrate ABC transporter permease — MSNKSKSFWFFLAPSLIGMAVVLFIPLITGAYYSMTDWNGIKVDQFLGLDNYIRAFQDERFLSSIWFTTKFSVVAILLVNVIGLGLALLVTQKADKLNNLFRTVFFMPNLIGGIILGFIWQFIFIKAFSAIGDATGIEFFKGWLSTTNTGFWGLVILFVWQMSGYIMIIYISFINNIPDEMIEAAEIDGATAWQTFWKIKFPMLAPAFTVSLFLTLSNAFKIYDQNLALTAGGPFDSTQMVAMNIVNEAFAVRNMGYAQAKAVIFLVIIAVISVVQISITRKREVDL; from the coding sequence GTGAGCAATAAATCAAAATCCTTTTGGTTCTTTTTGGCGCCCAGTCTGATTGGGATGGCTGTTGTTTTATTTATACCTTTGATCACAGGTGCCTACTATTCAATGACTGACTGGAATGGGATCAAAGTGGATCAGTTTCTAGGCTTAGATAATTATATTCGAGCGTTTCAGGATGAACGTTTTCTTAGCAGTATTTGGTTTACGACGAAGTTTTCTGTCGTTGCTATTCTGTTGGTCAATGTGATTGGACTTGGCTTGGCGCTATTAGTGACGCAAAAAGCCGATAAATTGAATAACCTGTTTCGAACGGTTTTCTTTATGCCTAATTTGATTGGCGGGATCATATTAGGGTTCATCTGGCAGTTTATTTTTATCAAAGCATTTTCTGCTATTGGTGATGCGACTGGGATCGAATTTTTCAAAGGTTGGCTGTCGACGACAAATACAGGTTTTTGGGGGTTGGTCATTTTATTTGTTTGGCAAATGAGTGGTTATATTATGATCATCTACATTTCATTCATCAATAATATTCCAGATGAAATGATCGAAGCGGCAGAAATCGATGGGGCAACAGCGTGGCAAACATTTTGGAAAATCAAGTTTCCAATGCTGGCACCGGCCTTTACCGTTAGCTTGTTTTTGACATTGTCAAACGCGTTCAAAATATACGATCAAAACTTAGCGCTAACAGCTGGTGGTCCATTTGATTCTACGCAAATGGTGGCAATGAATATCGTCAATGAAGCATTTGCGGTTAGAAATATGGGCTATGCGCAAGCGAAAGCTGTGATTTTCTTGGTGATCATCGCTGTGATTTCAGTCGTTCAAATCAGTATTACCAGAAAGCGGGAGGTTGACCTATGA
- the xylB gene encoding xylulokinase, with translation MSYVIGIDLGTGSVKGLVVNQAGKVVLEAAENYPLYHPEKGFSEQDPADWLNGTKQVLKRLIEKMPELKEQLEGISFSGQMHSLVLLDDNDQPLRNAILWNDVRTTKQCEEITESLGEQLLIKTKNLALEGFTLPKLLWVKEHEPDLWSQAAHFLLPKDYVAFWLTGEKQMELSDAAGTLLLNVMDQKWDLEIADAFGIAHELLPTLVSSIDRVGTINEDLCEELGIKNSVDVFAGGADNACAALGAGIINQERGLCSIGTSGVFLTYEGIEEPQYQGKLHFFNHVIPKAYYSMGVTLAAGQSLTWFKETFAKERSFDDLLYGATQSPIGANGLLFTPYIMGERTPHVDSQIRGSFIGIDASQKITDFTRAVIEGITFSLRDAQLLMETIAGKRFKEIVSVGGGAKSDLWLQIQADIFNTKIVTLKTEQGPGLGAAMLAAVGCGWFKTVEECAATFVDYDREYFPDEKAAMQYEKIYHLYAQVYPQTRKLCHQLK, from the coding sequence ATGTCCTATGTTATTGGTATCGATTTAGGAACTGGTTCAGTCAAGGGACTGGTGGTAAATCAAGCGGGTAAGGTGGTTTTAGAAGCTGCCGAAAATTATCCATTATATCATCCAGAAAAAGGCTTTAGTGAACAAGATCCAGCAGATTGGCTCAATGGAACCAAACAAGTATTGAAACGCTTGATCGAAAAAATGCCAGAACTAAAAGAACAGTTGGAAGGTATCAGCTTTTCCGGTCAAATGCATAGTTTGGTGTTGCTAGACGATAACGATCAGCCTTTGAGAAACGCTATTTTATGGAATGATGTGCGTACGACAAAGCAATGTGAAGAAATCACTGAAAGCTTGGGAGAACAATTGCTTATAAAAACGAAAAATTTAGCCTTGGAAGGTTTTACCTTACCTAAATTGCTTTGGGTCAAAGAGCATGAACCTGATCTTTGGTCGCAGGCAGCGCATTTCCTTTTGCCGAAAGATTACGTAGCTTTTTGGCTGACGGGTGAGAAGCAGATGGAGCTTTCTGATGCAGCAGGGACTTTATTATTGAATGTGATGGATCAAAAATGGGATCTTGAGATAGCGGATGCTTTTGGAATTGCTCATGAATTGCTGCCGACACTCGTTTCTTCAATCGATAGAGTTGGTACGATAAACGAAGATCTATGTGAAGAGTTGGGAATCAAAAACAGTGTCGATGTCTTTGCTGGTGGTGCCGATAATGCGTGCGCGGCTCTCGGTGCAGGAATCATCAATCAAGAACGGGGATTATGCAGTATTGGCACTTCTGGTGTTTTTTTAACTTACGAGGGAATAGAGGAACCACAATATCAGGGCAAACTGCATTTCTTCAATCACGTGATCCCAAAGGCTTATTATTCGATGGGCGTCACTCTTGCTGCGGGTCAAAGCTTGACTTGGTTTAAAGAAACCTTTGCAAAAGAAAGGTCGTTTGATGATCTGCTCTACGGAGCAACGCAAAGTCCCATAGGTGCGAACGGCTTATTATTTACACCTTATATCATGGGAGAACGTACGCCTCATGTAGATAGTCAGATCAGAGGGAGCTTTATCGGGATCGATGCGAGTCAAAAAATAACTGATTTTACCCGAGCAGTTATAGAAGGAATTACTTTTTCTCTAAGAGATGCCCAATTGTTGATGGAAACCATTGCAGGGAAGCGATTTAAAGAAATTGTTTCGGTTGGCGGCGGGGCTAAAAGTGATCTTTGGCTGCAAATACAAGCTGATATTTTTAATACGAAAATCGTGACATTAAAAACAGAACAAGGTCCAGGCTTGGGCGCAGCTATGCTTGCTGCTGTGGGATGCGGCTGGTTCAAAACAGTGGAAGAATGTGCAGCAACTTTTGTTGATTATGACAGAGAATATTTCCCAGATGAAAAAGCAGCAATGCAATACGAAAAAATCTACCACTTATATGCGCAAGTCTATCCGCAAACGAGAAAGTTGTGTCATCAATTAAAATAA
- a CDS encoding ROK family protein, with the protein MNLLAFDIGGSSVKYGLWKNEKLAEQDSFPLPKDWVEMKQILKQIFDQKSQAGTLSGVAFSAPGVVDDKKGEIRGVSAVPYIHHFPIKKELETLFGVPVSMENDANCAALAEVWQGAAKDVSDSIFFVIGTGIGGAVIIDRKLFKGRNLFGGEFGYMALNESSSLSDLGSSVKIVKKYNLINRTQIDGKELFERAEKEDPLAIQLVEQFYAAIARGIYNLLVCFDSGRVVLGGGVSKNERLLPNIQRHLTRILLEHAVTDMDYELVTCKFGNDANLIGAVYHFMENNA; encoded by the coding sequence ATGAATCTATTAGCTTTTGATATTGGGGGAAGTTCAGTTAAATACGGACTGTGGAAAAATGAAAAGCTCGCCGAACAGGATAGCTTTCCTTTACCTAAAGACTGGGTTGAAATGAAACAGATCTTAAAACAAATTTTTGATCAAAAGAGCCAAGCAGGAACCCTTTCAGGCGTCGCTTTCAGTGCACCTGGTGTCGTTGATGATAAAAAGGGGGAGATTCGTGGAGTGAGCGCCGTACCATATATTCATCATTTTCCAATTAAGAAAGAGTTAGAAACGCTATTTGGAGTACCGGTTTCAATGGAAAATGACGCCAATTGTGCCGCGTTGGCAGAAGTGTGGCAGGGAGCAGCTAAAGATGTGTCTGATTCTATTTTCTTTGTGATCGGTACAGGGATCGGCGGGGCAGTGATCATTGATCGAAAACTGTTTAAAGGCAGAAATCTGTTTGGCGGTGAGTTTGGTTATATGGCATTGAATGAATCTTCTTCTTTAAGTGACTTAGGCAGCTCGGTCAAAATCGTCAAAAAGTACAATTTGATCAATAGAACCCAAATCGACGGTAAAGAGCTTTTTGAACGAGCGGAAAAAGAAGATCCATTAGCTATCCAATTAGTCGAGCAGTTTTATGCAGCGATTGCGAGAGGCATCTATAATCTGCTGGTCTGCTTTGACTCGGGAAGAGTCGTTTTAGGCGGCGGAGTCTCTAAAAATGAACGGCTACTGCCGAATATCCAAAGACATTTAACGCGTATTTTATTGGAACATGCAGTGACAGATATGGACTACGAATTGGTTACCTGTAAATTTGGGAATGATGCAAATTTGATTGGTGCGGTCTATCATTTTATGGAAAATAATGCATAG
- the xylA gene encoding xylose isomerase, translated as MNYFPQVEKVVYEGPKTENMFAFRHYNADEVVLGKTMKEQLRFAVAYWHTMTQDGADPFGKPVNIRTWETSDPMETAKNRVEAFFELLVKLDVEYFCFHDVDIAPEGNSLEEFFANIDEITDLIQVKMNETGIKLLWNTANMFSDPRYTNGAASSNNAEVFAYAAAQVKKGLDISKKLGGENYVFWGGREGYESLLNTDMKLEQDNIARLFKMAVAYTKEINHQVQFLIEPKPKEPTKHQYDFDAATAMAFLQKYDLTNDFKLNLEANHATLAGHTFEHELTVARCYEALGSIDANQGDMLLGWDTDEFPTNIYDTTLAMYEILENGGIAPGGINFDSKVRRSSFEMEDLLLAHIAGMDTFARGLKAAAKLKEDRFFDELKEQRYASYRSGIGAKILKDQETLESLTEYALTHDDVRLESSHLEYVKSRLNDYLV; from the coding sequence ATGAATTATTTTCCACAGGTAGAAAAAGTTGTGTATGAAGGTCCAAAAACAGAGAATATGTTTGCTTTCCGTCATTACAATGCGGATGAAGTAGTTCTTGGGAAAACAATGAAAGAACAGTTACGCTTTGCTGTTGCTTACTGGCATACGATGACACAAGATGGGGCTGATCCATTCGGTAAGCCAGTCAATATTCGAACATGGGAAACAAGTGATCCAATGGAAACAGCGAAAAATAGAGTCGAGGCATTTTTTGAACTCTTGGTTAAGCTGGATGTAGAGTATTTTTGCTTTCATGATGTCGACATTGCGCCTGAAGGAAATTCATTAGAAGAATTTTTCGCTAATATTGATGAAATCACTGATTTGATTCAAGTAAAAATGAATGAAACCGGTATCAAATTATTATGGAATACAGCGAATATGTTTTCTGATCCTCGTTATACGAATGGTGCGGCTTCTTCAAATAATGCTGAGGTATTTGCTTATGCTGCAGCACAAGTGAAAAAAGGCTTGGACATCAGTAAAAAACTTGGTGGTGAAAATTATGTATTCTGGGGCGGACGTGAAGGCTATGAGTCGCTATTAAATACAGATATGAAGCTGGAACAAGATAATATTGCCCGTCTATTCAAGATGGCAGTCGCTTACACCAAAGAAATAAACCATCAAGTTCAATTCTTGATCGAGCCAAAACCAAAAGAGCCAACGAAGCATCAATATGATTTTGATGCAGCAACTGCAATGGCTTTTTTACAAAAATATGATCTGACAAATGATTTTAAATTGAACTTAGAAGCCAACCATGCAACGTTGGCTGGACATACCTTTGAACATGAATTGACGGTTGCCCGCTGTTATGAAGCGCTTGGTTCGATCGATGCCAATCAGGGAGACATGTTGTTAGGTTGGGACACTGATGAATTTCCAACGAATATCTATGATACGACTTTAGCGATGTACGAAATTTTAGAAAATGGCGGTATTGCACCTGGCGGAATCAATTTTGATTCGAAGGTCCGTCGTTCATCGTTTGAAATGGAAGACTTATTATTAGCTCATATCGCAGGGATGGATACTTTTGCCCGCGGCTTGAAAGCAGCAGCGAAATTGAAAGAAGATCGTTTCTTCGATGAACTGAAAGAGCAACGATATGCATCTTATCGATCAGGGATCGGCGCAAAAATCCTTAAGGATCAGGAAACACTGGAAAGTTTAACAGAATATGCACTGACACACGATGATGTTCGTTTAGAGTCTAGTCACTTGGAGTATGTAAAATCGCGTTTGAACGACTATTTAGTCTAA
- a CDS encoding glycoside hydrolase family 1 protein translates to MEHKQLDQFPTNFLWGSASAAYQVEGAWQEDGKGVSVWDEFVRIPGKTFKGTNGDVAVDHYHRYKEDVALMKEQGLKAYRFSVAWTRIFPNGRGEMNQKGLQFYIDLVDELLNNQIEPVLTLYHWDLPQALQDEYQGWESRKIVEDFTNYAATLFEALRGKVKYWVSLNEQNIFISHGYLMASHPPAVSDPKRMYQANHYANLANAAVIKKFHEMDMPGQIGPSFAYGPNYALDSDPKNVLAAEDAEDLNAHFWMDVYLFGKYPIAAMKMLKEQGLAPTMEAGDEELLAAGKPDFLGINYYQTNTVVFNPLDGVGMGKMNTTGEKGSTEESGLPGVFKRIENPFVERTNWDWEIDPEGLRIGLRRIASRYRIPVLITENGLGEYDKLTEEKEIHDDYRIDYLSSHVHAIKEAITDGVEVLGYCTWSYTDLLSWLNGYQKRYGFVYVEQDENQNGTLNRYKKDSFYWYQKVISENGTNV, encoded by the coding sequence ATGGAACATAAACAACTGGATCAGTTTCCAACGAATTTTTTATGGGGATCAGCTTCTGCTGCTTATCAAGTAGAGGGCGCTTGGCAAGAAGATGGCAAAGGTGTTTCTGTCTGGGATGAGTTTGTTCGGATTCCTGGAAAAACGTTTAAAGGAACCAATGGTGATGTGGCTGTCGATCATTATCATCGCTACAAAGAAGATGTTGCTTTGATGAAAGAACAAGGCTTAAAAGCCTATCGTTTTTCAGTTGCTTGGACACGGATTTTTCCGAACGGACGCGGTGAGATGAACCAGAAAGGGCTGCAGTTTTATATTGATTTAGTCGATGAACTGCTCAACAATCAAATCGAACCGGTATTGACGTTGTATCATTGGGACTTGCCTCAAGCACTTCAAGATGAGTATCAGGGATGGGAATCAAGAAAAATCGTAGAGGACTTCACAAATTATGCAGCAACTTTGTTTGAAGCATTACGCGGGAAAGTAAAATACTGGGTCAGTTTAAATGAGCAGAATATTTTTATCAGCCATGGCTATTTAATGGCATCACATCCGCCAGCAGTCAGTGATCCAAAACGGATGTATCAAGCAAACCACTATGCGAACCTTGCCAATGCTGCGGTCATCAAAAAGTTCCATGAGATGGACATGCCGGGACAAATCGGTCCAAGTTTTGCTTATGGTCCAAACTATGCTCTAGATAGTGATCCTAAAAACGTATTAGCAGCTGAAGATGCAGAAGATTTGAATGCTCATTTTTGGATGGATGTTTACTTATTCGGAAAATATCCGATCGCTGCAATGAAAATGTTGAAGGAACAAGGTCTGGCGCCAACGATGGAAGCCGGAGACGAAGAATTGTTAGCAGCAGGGAAACCAGACTTTTTAGGAATCAATTACTATCAAACGAATACAGTCGTGTTTAATCCTCTTGATGGTGTCGGCATGGGCAAAATGAATACGACAGGAGAGAAAGGCTCTACAGAAGAATCTGGGTTGCCGGGTGTCTTCAAACGTATTGAAAACCCATTTGTGGAACGGACGAATTGGGATTGGGAGATCGATCCAGAAGGGTTGCGGATCGGCCTTAGAAGAATCGCTAGCCGCTATCGGATTCCTGTATTGATCACTGAAAATGGTCTAGGTGAATATGATAAGCTGACAGAAGAAAAAGAGATCCATGATGATTATCGTATCGATTATTTGAGCAGCCATGTACACGCGATCAAAGAAGCGATCACCGATGGTGTTGAAGTTTTAGGCTATTGCACGTGGTCCTATACAGATCTTTTGAGCTGGTTGAATGGCTACCAAAAACGTTATGGTTTTGTGTATGTTGAACAAGATGAAAACCAAAATGGCACACTGAATCGTTATAAAAAAGACAGCTTTTACTGGTATCAAAAAGTGATCAGTGAAAATGGTACCAATGTTTAA
- the yicI gene encoding alpha-xylosidase, giving the protein MKFTDGYWMTKEGFTIQSPKEVFSYQKNQDSVVLYAPYKKIERRGDTLNLGMSTITLSSPQTDLISVKIVHHDKNDLGPNFELTKTEVQPVIEETAEQLSFTSGNLKATVALEDKFRLRFFGDEQLLTESKFGAQGEITHTSGKHFMREQLSLGIDEQLYGLGERFTPFIKNGQTVDIWNEDGGTGSEQAYKNIPFYLSSNGYGVFVNHPEKVSFEMASENVSRAQFSVEGEALEYIIIYGPTPKEILEKYTNLTGKPALPPAWSFGLWLSTSFTTDYSEETVMTFIDGMLERDIPLEVFHFDCFWMKAFEWCNFKWDEDLFPDPKGLLQRIHDKGIKVCVWINPYIGQKSPLFEEGRKNGYFLKQADGNVWQWDMWQAGQGIVDFTNPEAVKWYQGYLAELLDMGVDSFKTDFGERIPTDAVYFDGSDPNKAHNYYSYLYNEAVFSLLEEKRGKNEAVLFARSGTVGSQKFPVHWGGDNLSEYVSMTETLRGGLSFLLSGFGFWSHDIGGFEENASADIYKRWTQFGLLSTHSRYHGNIEYRVPWNYDEEAVEVTRKFTKLKVQLMPYLYQQAVYTATTGVPMMRPVFMEYPKDRNSYFVDKQYFLGDNLLVAPVFTETGEVSYYLPEGRWTQLLDHSFKAVDRNGQWQTEQHDYLSLPVWVKENTILVMAKNEHPSVVYDYNQELAIHCYQLSNGVHEQLIVNSSGNPLAKIIIEKDNEHVVIRTEGLVGENDVYIHENERVITDRLTETKQTIEISTN; this is encoded by the coding sequence ATGAAGTTTACAGATGGTTATTGGATGACAAAAGAGGGGTTTACGATTCAGTCCCCTAAAGAAGTTTTTTCTTATCAGAAAAATCAGGATTCGGTTGTTTTATATGCACCTTATAAGAAAATTGAGCGGCGTGGTGATACGCTCAATTTAGGAATGAGCACGATCACATTATCAAGTCCTCAAACAGATCTGATTTCAGTAAAAATTGTTCATCATGATAAAAATGATCTAGGGCCAAATTTTGAACTAACGAAGACAGAGGTTCAGCCGGTCATTGAGGAAACAGCGGAACAGTTATCTTTTACCTCAGGAAATTTAAAAGCAACTGTTGCTTTAGAGGATAAATTCCGACTTCGTTTCTTTGGTGATGAACAATTACTAACCGAGTCAAAATTTGGTGCTCAAGGAGAAATCACACATACAAGTGGGAAGCATTTTATGAGAGAGCAACTGTCTTTAGGGATCGATGAACAGCTTTATGGTTTAGGTGAACGTTTTACACCATTTATCAAAAATGGGCAAACAGTTGATATCTGGAATGAAGATGGTGGGACAGGCAGTGAGCAGGCCTATAAAAATATTCCTTTTTATCTAAGCAGCAATGGTTATGGTGTGTTTGTCAATCATCCCGAAAAAGTTTCATTTGAAATGGCTTCTGAGAATGTTTCAAGAGCACAATTCAGTGTGGAAGGTGAAGCGCTGGAGTATATCATTATTTATGGACCGACGCCAAAAGAGATCTTGGAAAAATATACCAACTTGACGGGGAAACCGGCATTGCCGCCAGCCTGGTCCTTTGGTCTATGGTTATCCACTTCATTTACCACAGATTATAGTGAAGAAACAGTCATGACATTCATTGATGGCATGTTGGAAAGAGACATTCCGCTGGAAGTATTCCATTTTGATTGTTTTTGGATGAAGGCTTTTGAATGGTGCAATTTTAAGTGGGATGAAGACTTGTTTCCGGATCCTAAAGGCCTGCTTCAGCGTATCCATGACAAAGGGATCAAAGTGTGTGTGTGGATCAATCCATATATTGGGCAAAAATCGCCGTTGTTTGAAGAAGGCAGGAAAAATGGGTATTTCTTAAAACAAGCAGATGGCAACGTTTGGCAATGGGATATGTGGCAGGCTGGTCAAGGAATCGTTGATTTTACTAATCCGGAAGCAGTGAAGTGGTATCAAGGCTATTTAGCTGAATTGCTGGATATGGGTGTAGATAGTTTCAAAACAGATTTCGGCGAACGGATCCCGACAGATGCTGTTTATTTTGACGGTTCGGATCCGAACAAAGCACACAATTATTACAGTTATCTATACAACGAAGCTGTCTTCTCGCTTTTAGAAGAAAAGCGTGGGAAAAATGAAGCTGTGCTGTTTGCCCGTTCTGGAACCGTTGGGTCTCAAAAATTCCCGGTCCACTGGGGCGGCGATAATTTATCCGAATATGTATCGATGACAGAAACCTTAAGAGGCGGGTTATCCTTCTTATTATCAGGATTTGGCTTTTGGAGCCATGACATTGGTGGATTCGAAGAAAATGCTTCTGCAGATATCTACAAACGCTGGACACAATTCGGTCTACTTTCAACTCACAGCCGTTACCACGGCAATATCGAATACAGGGTTCCTTGGAATTATGATGAAGAAGCGGTGGAAGTTACTAGAAAATTCACGAAGCTTAAGGTTCAACTGATGCCATATCTTTACCAACAAGCTGTTTATACGGCAACAACTGGTGTACCGATGATGCGACCTGTTTTTATGGAGTACCCAAAAGACCGCAACAGCTACTTTGTGGATAAACAATATTTTTTAGGCGATAACTTGCTGGTAGCACCTGTCTTCACAGAAACAGGTGAAGTTTCGTATTATTTACCGGAAGGCAGATGGACTCAGCTGTTAGATCATTCATTCAAGGCAGTTGACCGCAACGGTCAGTGGCAAACTGAACAGCATGATTATTTAAGCCTACCTGTTTGGGTCAAAGAAAATACAATTTTAGTCATGGCAAAAAATGAGCATCCAAGTGTGGTTTATGACTACAATCAAGAACTGGCTATTCATTGTTATCAATTATCAAATGGCGTACATGAACAACTTATTGTAAATAGTAGTGGAAATCCTCTTGCTAAGATTATAATAGAGAAGGATAATGAACATGTGGTGATTCGTACCGAAGGCTTGGTCGGAGAAAATGACGTGTACATCCACGAAAATGAGCGTGTGATCACAGATCGATTAACAGAAACTAAACAAACGATCGAGATCAGCACAAACTAA
- a CDS encoding carbohydrate ABC transporter permease: MRKQKQRKAFWIKLLGIGLTLLWLYPFYLIVVNSFKTKSEIFKNTLNVPQNFTTENYPVAFEKLDFFRSAFNSILITGISLFVIVVCTSMAAYALSRNKSKLSNTLYFVIAIGLLIPFQAIMIPLVSFFGKANMLNRPGLVIMYLGLASSMAIFLYFGALRSIPQSLDEAATIDGASKFQIYWYIILPLLKPTTVTVIVLNAIWFWNDYLLPSLVINKEGMYTIPLKMFYFFGQYSKQWHLALAALFIAIIPIIILYVFLQKYIIKGISDGAVK, from the coding sequence ATGAGAAAGCAAAAACAAAGAAAAGCATTCTGGATCAAGCTTCTTGGTATTGGTTTGACGCTTTTATGGCTATATCCATTCTATTTGATCGTTGTAAATTCGTTTAAAACAAAATCTGAGATTTTTAAGAATACATTGAATGTGCCGCAGAATTTTACAACAGAAAATTATCCAGTCGCTTTTGAAAAGCTGGATTTCTTTAGAAGTGCATTCAATTCAATTTTGATCACAGGTATTTCATTGTTTGTGATCGTCGTTTGTACCTCTATGGCTGCCTATGCATTGTCTCGAAATAAGAGTAAGTTGAGTAATACCTTGTATTTTGTGATTGCGATTGGTTTATTGATTCCCTTTCAAGCAATCATGATCCCTTTGGTTTCGTTCTTTGGAAAGGCCAATATGCTGAACCGTCCGGGACTTGTGATCATGTATCTTGGATTAGCCAGTAGTATGGCAATTTTTCTGTACTTTGGGGCTTTAAGAAGCATACCGCAGTCATTGGATGAAGCAGCAACGATCGACGGCGCTTCAAAATTTCAAATTTATTGGTATATCATCTTGCCATTATTAAAGCCAACAACTGTGACGGTCATCGTTTTGAATGCAATTTGGTTCTGGAATGATTACTTACTTCCTTCTCTGGTGATCAATAAAGAAGGCATGTACACGATCCCGCTGAAGATGTTTTATTTCTTCGGGCAATATTCAAAACAATGGCATTTAGCTTTGGCGGCGCTATTTATTGCGATTATTCCGATCATCATTCTTTATGTGTTCTTGCAAAAGTATATCATCAAAGGAATTTCGGATGGTGCGGTGAAGTAA
- a CDS encoding ABC transporter substrate-binding protein, which yields MKRSKLILSATVVAAVGLLLGACGNGGGSASSKDTTTVDVFNIKVETKDQLDELAKKYEETHDGVKINVTTVGGGQDANAALQSKFSSGDEPSVFLLGGLADVEKWGDSLADLSDTKLAETAIEGTLDGATKDGKVYGLPMNIEGFGLLINKELFKKAGIDVEDIKSYQDFEKAVKTLDSKKEDLGMKAVFGFSAKEFWVVSQYSAHFTSPEFDDNLQKIYDAKTIDFKYGDQFKKYTDLINKYNVQPILSLDYSTSVEEDFANDQVAIVHQGNWIVPTLNSLDPEFTQDKLGILPLYVKDDTDGKIAAGAPWYWGVNKNKDEKVVEASKDFLEWLYTDKDAMKVVTDEMEFIPAYTNFSSDAISDPTSKQIFDYLSDGKVVPWAHNQYPDGFSQTQFYPEFQKYLNGDISWDEVMTKGKEAWASDRK from the coding sequence ATGAAACGTAGTAAACTTATTCTTTCAGCAACAGTTGTAGCAGCAGTAGGTTTATTGTTAGGAGCATGTGGCAATGGCGGCGGTAGTGCAAGTTCCAAAGATACGACAACAGTGGATGTTTTCAATATCAAAGTCGAAACAAAAGATCAATTGGATGAACTGGCTAAAAAATATGAAGAAACTCATGACGGCGTCAAGATCAATGTAACAACTGTGGGCGGCGGACAGGATGCGAATGCAGCGCTGCAATCTAAGTTTTCTTCTGGTGATGAACCAAGCGTCTTTCTTTTAGGCGGTTTAGCAGATGTGGAAAAATGGGGCGATAGTTTAGCAGATTTAAGTGATACGAAATTAGCTGAAACTGCTATTGAAGGAACCTTGGATGGCGCGACAAAAGATGGAAAAGTCTATGGTTTACCAATGAATATCGAAGGCTTCGGCTTATTGATCAATAAAGAGTTGTTTAAAAAAGCGGGCATCGATGTTGAAGATATCAAATCATACCAAGATTTTGAGAAGGCTGTAAAAACGTTAGACAGTAAAAAAGAGGACTTAGGAATGAAAGCGGTTTTCGGATTTAGTGCGAAGGAGTTCTGGGTAGTCAGCCAATACAGCGCTCATTTTACGTCACCAGAGTTCGATGACAACTTGCAAAAAATCTACGATGCGAAAACGATCGATTTTAAATATGGGGATCAATTCAAAAAATACACAGATTTGATCAATAAATACAACGTACAACCGATTTTATCGTTAGACTACAGCACATCAGTTGAAGAAGATTTTGCCAATGATCAAGTAGCGATCGTGCATCAAGGAAACTGGATCGTGCCAACGTTGAACAGTTTAGATCCAGAATTTACCCAAGACAAATTAGGAATTTTACCATTGTACGTAAAAGATGATACTGATGGAAAAATCGCAGCTGGCGCTCCTTGGTACTGGGGTGTGAATAAAAACAAAGATGAGAAAGTCGTAGAAGCAAGTAAGGATTTCTTGGAATGGCTGTATACCGATAAAGATGCAATGAAAGTTGTAACGGATGAAATGGAATTTATTCCGGCATACACAAACTTCTCATCTGATGCGATCAGTGATCCGACCTCAAAACAAATTTTTGATTATCTATCTGATGGAAAAGTTGTTCCTTGGGCGCATAATCAATACCCTGATGGCTTTTCACAAACACAGTTTTATCCTGAGTTCCAAAAATATTTGAATGGAGATATCAGCTGGGACGAAGTGATGACGAAAGGAAAAGAAGCTTGGGCGTCTGATCGTAAATAA